In the Mastomys coucha isolate ucsf_1 unplaced genomic scaffold, UCSF_Mcou_1 pScaffold18, whole genome shotgun sequence genome, one interval contains:
- the Tal2 gene encoding T-cell acute lymphocytic leukemia protein 2, whose product MTRKIFTNTRERWRQQSVNSAFAKLRKLIPTHPPDKKLSKNETLRLAMRYINFLVQVLGEQSLQQTGVAAQGNVLGLFPQKPHLPDVDDRSLLNDYRVSSPGPSHGAP is encoded by the coding sequence ATGACCAGAAAGATCTTCACAAATACCAGGGAGCGGTGGAGGCAACAGAGTGTCAACAGTGCCTTTGCCAAGCTGAGGAAACTCATCCCTACTCACCCTCCAGACAAGAAACTGAGCAAAAATGAGACCCTTCGCTTGGCAATGAGGTATATCAACTTCTTGGTCCAAGTCTTGGGCGAGCAGAGCCTGCAGCAGACAGGGGTCGCTGCTCAGGGAAACGTTCTGGGGCTCTTTCCCCAAAAGCCCCACTTGCCCGATGTGGATGACAGATCTCTACTGAATGACTACCGAGTTTCTTCTCCTGGCCCAAGCCATGGGGCTCCCTAG